The window GCCGCCAATGACACCAGTCAGTGACTTCCGCCATATGCTGGGCAGCTGGTATTCGCCGAGCGGAATGTAGGTGACCTGTTCAAAGACCCGCTCCTGAACTTCAGCGGCAAGCTTCTTCTGCTCGTCCGGCGAGGTCGCGCGCGAGAACTTGTCGCGCAACTCTTCCAGCTTGGCGTCTTCAGTCCAGCCGAACCAGCCACCAGTGGTCTTGCCTTTGCCCGACGTCGAGACGTTGGAGATCGGGTTCAGAATGTCCGCACCAACCCAATTGGTGAAGAACATGTTCCAGCCGCCCTCCTTCGGCGACTTCTGGCTGGCGCGGCGGGTCACCACGGTCTGCCAATCGGTGGCCTGCACTTCAACCTTGAAACCGGCGTCACGCAGTTGCTGCGCCACCACGATCGGTTGCGCCTTCAGCGTCGATACGTCGGTCGGTGCCATGATCACAACGGGCGTACCATCATAGCCGGATTCCGCGAGCGCCTTCTTGGCCTCCGCCAAGCCGTTGCCCTTGACCAGCGTTTCCGATCCAACCGCCGTCTCAAGCGGCGTGCCGCAGCCGAACACTGCGCCACAAACCTTGTAATAGTCGGCATTGCCGATCAGCGCGTCCAGAACCGGCTTCTGGCTCATCGCTAGGAACGCAGCGCGGCGAACCTTGATGTTATCGAACGGAGGATAGAGGAAATTCATGCGGCCCAGCGTCTGGTAGCCGAGCTTGTTGAGGACCTCCATCTTGAGATCCTTGTCCTTGGCGAGCACCGGGATCATGTCGTACGGCGTGTTCTCCATGAAATCGATGTCGCCTGACTGCAGCGCATTCACCGCGGTCTGCGCGTCGGGCATCGTGATCCACTCAACACGATCGACCTTCACCACCTTGCCGCCGGCCGTCCAGCTCGCGGGCTCGGAGCGCGGCACATAGTCCGTATTCTTCTCGTAGACAGCCTTCACGCCCGGCTGGAATTCAGCCTGGACGAACTTGAACGGGCCCGAACCGATCTGCTCAGAGATCGCCTTGTCCGCCGGCGTGTCGGCGAGGCGCTTCGGCATCATGAACGGCACCACCGACGACGGCTTGCCGATCGATTCCAGCACGAGGCCGTAGGGTTCCTTCAGCGTCAGCGTGACGGTCTTCGCGTCGGTTGCTTCCAGGCTCTTGGTGAAATCCATGAGCTTCTGGCCCATGCCGTCGCGCTTGCCCCAGCGTTGCAGCGAGGCGACGCAATCCTCGGCAGTCACCGGCTTGCCGTCGTGCCACTTCAGGCCATCGCGCAGCGTGAAAGTGTAGACCAGCTTGTCGTCGGAAACCTTGTAGCTCGCCATCTGCGGCTGAACCTTGAAGTTTTCATCCATCGCCAGCAACGTGTCGTAAACCATGTAGCCGTGGTCGCGCACGATGTAGGCGGTGGTGATGATCGGATCGAGCACGCGCAGGTCGGAATGCATCACCGCCGAGATGGTCTTGCCGGCTGCCAGAGCCGGAAGTGAAAACGCCGGAAGCGCCAGTGCCGCCGCGACGATCACGCCGGACAGCGTCGATTTAGAAAACGCCGCGGAATGCCGCCAACGTGAGATGTAAGACATCGGTCTCTCCTGACTTGAATCTGATCATCGGTCGATGATTCATTATGCAGCGCGATAGAATTTTAGGCGCTACCACGCGCTGTCACTTTATCTTTTAGACATCAAAGACTTGCACCAAGCGTGCGGCGCGTCAATCGGGTTTTCGTTTCGTCGTTTCCGCGTTGTGCGTGACACGCTGCGCAGATTTGCAAACACAAATCCACTGCTGATAAGTGTCGCCACGCGTCGTGCGATGTACGCACCGCGTGACGCCTCTGCAGACCCACGACCAAAATTCTCATCTACAAGGAATCTCTCGATGAATCCCGCCAACCTTCCGTTCGATACCGAAGAGATGCTGCAGGGCCTGCGCACATGGGTCGAGTGCGAAAGCCCGACCTGGGATGCGAACGCCGTCAACAGCATGCTCGATCTCGCCGCGCGCGAGATGGCGATCATGGGTGCGACCATCGAACGCATCGCCGGACGAATGGGCTTTGGCGGCTGCATCCGCGCCCGCTTCCCGCATCCGAAATTCGGTGAGCCCGGCATCCTAATCGCGGGCCATATGGATACCGTGCATCCGGTCGGCACCATCGAGAAGCTGAAGTGGCGCCGTGAAGGAACCAAGTGCTACGGCCCCGCGATCTGCGACATGAAGGGCGGCAACTACCTGTCGCTGGAAGCGATCCGCCAGTTGGCGCGCGCCTCGTTCACCACGCCGCTGCCGATCACCGTGCTGTTCACGCCCGACGAGGAAGTCGGCACGCCGTCCACGCGCGACATCATCGAAGCGGAAGCCGCGCGCAACAAATACGTGCTGGTGCCCGAGCCCGCCGGCCGCGGCGGCCAGGGCGTCGTCACCGGCCGCTATGCGATCGCTCGTTTCAATCTCGAGGCGATCGGCAAGCCCAGCCATTCCGGCGCGACGTTGTCCAACGGACGCTCCGCGATTCGCGAGATGGCGCGTCAGATCATCGCCATCGACGGGATGACCGGTCCGGATTGTACCTTCAGCGTCGGCATCGTGCATGGCGGCCAGTGGGTCAACTGCGTGGCCTCGTCCTGCACCGGCGAAGCGCTCAGCATGGCGAAGCGGCAGGCCGATCTCGATGCCGGCGTCGAGCGCATGCTGGCGCTGAACGGCACCGCCAACGACGTCACCTTCAAGGTGACGCGCGGCGTCACGCGGCCGGTCTGGGAGCCGGATGCCGGCACCATGGCGCTGTATGAAAAAGCCAGGGTCATCGCCAAAGGCCTCGGCGTCGATCTGCAGCACGAGAGCTCCGGCGGCGGCTCCGACGGCAACTTTACCGGCGCGATGGGCATTCCGACCCTCGATGGTCTCGGCGTCCGCGGCGCCGACATGCATACGCTGGGCGAGTTCATCGAAGTCGACAGCCTGGTCGAGCGCGGCCGCCTGATGGCCGGATTGCTGGCGACGCTGGATTAATGCACAACGGCACAACGTTGCCGCGCCGGGAACCCGGCGCGGCAACTGTGGCGGTGGCACAGGACTTGCTCATCACGGGCATTAGGCAAGTTGCGACAGTGAGGACTATGACAAACGTGTGCAGCGAGCCCGCGACGTTCCCGATCAACCCGCGCCAGACGTTCGTGACGTCCGGTGCTATTGGCCGATAGGAACGCTCCATGCTCGGATATCTCATTCGCCGAATTCTCGCCGCTATCCCCGTCATGGGCGTGGTGGCACTGTTCGTATTTCTTTTGCTGCGGCTGACGCCTGGCGATCCCGCCGCGATCATCGCGGGCGACTCGGCGACGCCGGAACAACTTGACCGCATCCGCGCCCAGCTCGGCCTCAACGAGCCGCTCTACACCCAGTTCTTCACCTGGGTCGGCCGCCTGCTGCATGGCGATCTCGGCGTCTCGCTGATTTCCAATGTGCCGGTGGCGCAAATGATCGGCCAGCGTGTCGAGCCCTCGCTCAGCGTCGCACTGAGCGTCATGCTCGTTTCCATTATCGTTGCGGTCCCGCTTGGCGTCATCGCGGCATGGAAGCACGGCACCTGGATCGACCGTTTTGTGATGGCACTGTCGGTCATTGGATTCTCGGTGCCGGTGTTCGTGATCGGTTACGTGCTGATCCAGGTCTTCGCCATCGAATTGCGGTGGGTGCCTGTGCAGGGCTTCCGCAGCATCTTCCGCGGCTTTGGTCCGTTCTTCGAACGCATCATCCTGCCGACCGTCGCGCTGTCCTTCATCTATGTCGCGCTGATTGCGCGCATGACACGCGCCGCGATGCTCGACGTGCTCGGCGAGGACTATGTCCGCACCGCGCGCGCCAAGGGCATCAATGAGAGCGGCGTGCTGCTGCGTCACGCGCTGCGCAATGCCGCCGTGCCTGTCATCACAGTGATCGGCACCGGCTTCGCGCTGCTGATCTCCGGCGTCGTCGTCACCGAAAGCGTATTCAACCTGCCCGGCGTCGGGCGTTTGACGGTGGATGCAGTGCTGGCGCGCGATTTCCCCGTGATCCAGGCCATGATCCTGCTGACCTCAGGGGTTTATGTCGCGGTCAATCTGCTGATCGATCTCGCCTACTCGCTGCTCGATCCCAGAATTCGTTACTAGGAATCCGTATCTGATGGCGATCGACTCCCTTCCCAACGCAGCCCTTCCCTCGCGCAGCGGCCCGTCGCTCGGCTTTCTCACGGCGACGCCGATCATCGCGGTGGCGACGGTCTGCCTGACGCTGGTTATTTTGTCGGCGATCTTTGCACCGTGGCTGACGTCGCATGACCCGCAATTGCTGGCGCCGGCCCTGCGGCTGAAGCCGGCCAGTTCGGAATATCTGCTCGGCACCGACGCCTATGGCCGCGATGTGCTGGCGCGCATTCTGTACGGCGGCCGCATCTCGCTGCTGATCGGCCTTGGTTCCGCCGCGGTCAGCATCGCCGTCGGTCTGCTGATCGGTCTGGTGTCCGGCTTCTTCAAATGGGTTGATGCCATCTTGATGCGCGTCATGGACGGCCTGATGGCGATGCCGAGCGTTCTGCTGGCCATCGCCGTGGTGTCGCTATCCGGCGCCAGCCTGACCACCGTGCTGATCGCGATCACCATTCCGGAAATTCCGCGCGTCGCCCGGTTGGTGCGCTCTGTGGTGCTGTCCGCGCGCGAAGAACCCTATGTGGAAGCCGCGATTTCGCTGGGCACCAGCATGCCGAAGATCATGTGGCGCCATCTGATGCCGAACACCGTCGCGCCGCTGATCGTCCAGGGCACTTATGTGGCGGCGTCCGCGATCCTCACCGAGGCGATCCTGTCGTTCCTCGGCGCCGGCATCAGCCCGGAAACGCCGACCTGGGGCAACATCATGGCTGAAGGCCGTGCGTTCTTTCAGATCAAGCCGTCGCTGATCTTCTGGCCCGGCCTGCTGCTGTCGATCGCGATTCTATCCGTCAATCTGATCGGCGACGCCGCGCGCGATGCGCTCGATCCCCGCATGAAGCAGCGGGAGAGCGGCAAATGAGTGAGCCAGTGAAAACGAACGTGAACACCAAGCCGCTGGTTCTGGAAATCGATAATCTTGTCGTCGGTGTCGGCAAGACCGGCGCCGGCAAGAAGATCATCGACGGCATCTCGCTGCAGGTGCGTCAGGGCGAAACCCTGTGCGTGGTCGGCGAAAGCGGATCCGGCAAATCGGTGACCTCGCTTGCCACCATGGGCCTGCTGCCGAAGGATTCGCTGAAAGCCACCGGCGGCAGCATCAAGCTGGTCGGCGAGAATGTGCTGGAAGCCAGCGACCGCCGTTT is drawn from Nitrobacteraceae bacterium AZCC 2146 and contains these coding sequences:
- a CDS encoding peptide/nickel transport system substrate-binding protein (product_source=KO:K02035; cath_funfam=3.10.105.10,3.40.190.10; cleavage_site_network=SignalP-TM; cog=COG0747; ko=KO:K02035; pfam=PF00496; superfamily=53850; transmembrane_helix_parts=Inside_1_16,TMhelix_17_39,Outside_40_542); the protein is MSYISRWRHSAAFSKSTLSGVIVAAALALPAFSLPALAAGKTISAVMHSDLRVLDPIITTAYIVRDHGYMVYDTLLAMDENFKVQPQMASYKVSDDKLVYTFTLRDGLKWHDGKPVTAEDCVASLQRWGKRDGMGQKLMDFTKSLEATDAKTVTLTLKEPYGLVLESIGKPSSVVPFMMPKRLADTPADKAISEQIGSGPFKFVQAEFQPGVKAVYEKNTDYVPRSEPASWTAGGKVVKVDRVEWITMPDAQTAVNALQSGDIDFMENTPYDMIPVLAKDKDLKMEVLNKLGYQTLGRMNFLYPPFDNIKVRRAAFLAMSQKPVLDALIGNADYYKVCGAVFGCGTPLETAVGSETLVKGNGLAEAKKALAESGYDGTPVVIMAPTDVSTLKAQPIVVAQQLRDAGFKVEVQATDWQTVVTRRASQKSPKEGGWNMFFTNWVGADILNPISNVSTSGKGKTTGGWFGWTEDAKLEELRDKFSRATSPDEQKKLAAEVQERVFEQVTYIPLGEYQLPSIWRKSLTGVIGGAATPVFWNIDKKE
- a CDS encoding glutamate carboxypeptidase (product_source=KO:K01295; cath_funfam=3.40.630.10; cog=COG0624; ko=KO:K01295; pfam=PF01546,PF07687; superfamily=53187), coding for MNPANLPFDTEEMLQGLRTWVECESPTWDANAVNSMLDLAAREMAIMGATIERIAGRMGFGGCIRARFPHPKFGEPGILIAGHMDTVHPVGTIEKLKWRREGTKCYGPAICDMKGGNYLSLEAIRQLARASFTTPLPITVLFTPDEEVGTPSTRDIIEAEAARNKYVLVPEPAGRGGQGVVTGRYAIARFNLEAIGKPSHSGATLSNGRSAIREMARQIIAIDGMTGPDCTFSVGIVHGGQWVNCVASSCTGEALSMAKRQADLDAGVERMLALNGTANDVTFKVTRGVTRPVWEPDAGTMALYEKARVIAKGLGVDLQHESSGGGSDGNFTGAMGIPTLDGLGVRGADMHTLGEFIEVDSLVERGRLMAGLLATLD
- a CDS encoding hypothetical protein (product_source=Hypo-rule applied), with product MHNGTTLPRREPGAATVAVAQDLLITGIRQVATVRTMTNVCSEPATFPINPRQTFVTSGAIGR
- a CDS encoding peptide/nickel transport system permease protein (product_source=KO:K02033; cath_funfam=1.10.3720.10; cog=COG0601; ko=KO:K02033; pfam=PF00528,PF19300; superfamily=161098; transmembrane_helix_parts=Inside_1_4,TMhelix_5_27,Outside_28_99,TMhelix_100_122,Inside_123_134,TMhelix_135_157,Outside_158_176,TMhelix_177_196,Inside_197_234,TMhelix_235_257,Outside_258_284,TMhelix_285_307,Inside_308_313) translates to MLGYLIRRILAAIPVMGVVALFVFLLLRLTPGDPAAIIAGDSATPEQLDRIRAQLGLNEPLYTQFFTWVGRLLHGDLGVSLISNVPVAQMIGQRVEPSLSVALSVMLVSIIVAVPLGVIAAWKHGTWIDRFVMALSVIGFSVPVFVIGYVLIQVFAIELRWVPVQGFRSIFRGFGPFFERIILPTVALSFIYVALIARMTRAAMLDVLGEDYVRTARAKGINESGVLLRHALRNAAVPVITVIGTGFALLISGVVVTESVFNLPGVGRLTVDAVLARDFPVIQAMILLTSGVYVAVNLLIDLAYSLLDPRIRY
- a CDS encoding peptide/nickel transport system permease protein (product_source=KO:K02034; cath_funfam=1.10.3720.10; cog=COG1173; ko=KO:K02034; pfam=PF00528; superfamily=161098; transmembrane_helix_parts=Outside_1_19,TMhelix_20_42,Inside_43_92,TMhelix_93_115,Outside_116_134,TMhelix_135_157,Inside_158_203,TMhelix_204_226,Outside_227_256,TMhelix_257_276,Inside_277_294) codes for the protein MAIDSLPNAALPSRSGPSLGFLTATPIIAVATVCLTLVILSAIFAPWLTSHDPQLLAPALRLKPASSEYLLGTDAYGRDVLARILYGGRISLLIGLGSAAVSIAVGLLIGLVSGFFKWVDAILMRVMDGLMAMPSVLLAIAVVSLSGASLTTVLIAITIPEIPRVARLVRSVVLSAREEPYVEAAISLGTSMPKIMWRHLMPNTVAPLIVQGTYVAASAILTEAILSFLGAGISPETPTWGNIMAEGRAFFQIKPSLIFWPGLLLSIAILSVNLIGDAARDALDPRMKQRESGK